A genomic window from Maridesulfovibrio sp. includes:
- a CDS encoding DUF4198 domain-containing protein: MLKKIFYTMTICLCALVLPAHAAHAHSLWVNLFESNLHEPGHVLTSIGWGHFSPIDDLLSSPTASVNIDRYYLTAPDGTEVKLPIPKSSVKTATETTYADIVTGDIGVRKIVLKKDSPQGTYQVSATSKVGFFTRYKDKTGKMRMAAKPMDQIKDAGEVLESLRYSMNAKAFYSIGKWTKPKPSGFDLEIIPERNLSNVRKGEMVPFDVSFMGKPVNTDSNTINYMTLTSDTFGGPDGFFLSAYIMNGKAEFRIPTAGHWVANVYIVQDTSPKGPLSELAKKCGKVFSCATVSFTAKP, translated from the coding sequence TTGTTAAAAAAAATATTCTACACCATGACCATTTGTTTATGTGCGCTAGTGCTTCCTGCACACGCCGCCCACGCTCATTCCTTATGGGTAAACCTGTTTGAATCTAACCTGCACGAACCGGGACATGTGCTCACAAGTATCGGCTGGGGACATTTTTCTCCCATCGATGACCTGCTGTCCTCGCCTACTGCTTCGGTCAATATTGACAGATATTACCTTACTGCTCCGGATGGAACCGAAGTAAAACTTCCCATTCCGAAATCATCTGTAAAGACCGCAACTGAAACTACATATGCGGACATCGTCACAGGTGATATCGGAGTTAGAAAAATTGTTCTGAAAAAGGACTCCCCCCAAGGCACCTATCAGGTATCCGCGACCAGTAAGGTCGGTTTCTTTACCCGCTACAAGGATAAAACCGGAAAAATGCGCATGGCGGCAAAACCCATGGATCAAATCAAAGACGCAGGAGAAGTGCTGGAAAGCCTGCGCTATTCCATGAACGCAAAAGCATTCTACAGCATTGGAAAATGGACCAAGCCCAAACCGTCCGGATTTGATCTGGAGATCATCCCTGAAAGAAACCTCTCTAATGTGCGCAAGGGTGAGATGGTACCCTTTGATGTCTCTTTCATGGGAAAACCAGTCAACACTGACAGCAACACAATCAACTACATGACCCTCACCAGTGACACCTTTGGTGGACCGGACGGTTTTTTCCTTTCAGCATATATCATGAATGGGAAGGCTGAATTCCGAATTCCAACCGCAGGTCACTGGGTAGCTAACGTCTACATTGTACAGGATACCTCACCCAAAGGCCCCCTATCCGAACTGGCTAAAAAATGCGGAAAAGTGTTTTCGTGTGCAACAGTCAGCTTCACAGCCAAACCTTAA
- a CDS encoding tetratricopeptide repeat protein, with protein sequence MKSISIFSILLLAIFCFVGTGFAKLSPQARQNLYKAQLLLDDEKYAEAATLIKTHMDSTTEPVDAQIFLVLGGAYLQTGDDKSAYDTFKEGFGLHPDNVHLCRNTAVTAYKLERYNEAGRFLEKTYALQKPADPRTLFQAGSMYYKGDNFKSSVKVLQKLIAQTKNPDKEWISLAVHALLENGQPEKAKSMLLRYLEQAPEDSAYWKLLAKLHMNKEQLAKTAAALEIAYRLELPSQQELENLSSIYRYTEAPLLAAATLERAYGTAINTEQALNIAALYASAGRINKAVNYMDHYSKNTSTSLKKGQLLFKARRFNEARDALQPALGTKDAGEARFYIALCAWELKDWQKAKQELNQIIDGNFKKRASGYLEILLDIETAQMESVE encoded by the coding sequence ATGAAAAGCATATCCATTTTTTCAATTCTGCTGCTGGCGATATTCTGTTTTGTCGGTACCGGCTTTGCCAAACTCTCTCCTCAAGCACGTCAAAACCTTTACAAGGCTCAACTACTGTTGGATGACGAAAAATATGCAGAAGCTGCAACTCTGATAAAAACACACATGGACTCCACCACTGAGCCTGTGGATGCTCAAATCTTTCTTGTACTTGGCGGAGCATACCTGCAGACAGGAGATGATAAATCAGCATATGACACCTTCAAGGAAGGCTTCGGTCTCCACCCCGACAACGTCCACCTCTGCCGTAATACCGCAGTCACTGCTTACAAACTGGAGCGCTACAACGAGGCGGGCAGATTTCTGGAGAAGACCTATGCCCTGCAAAAACCAGCTGATCCCAGAACTTTGTTTCAGGCGGGATCAATGTACTACAAAGGAGACAACTTCAAATCTTCGGTCAAGGTTCTGCAAAAACTCATCGCCCAGACAAAAAATCCCGATAAGGAATGGATATCTCTCGCTGTTCATGCACTTCTCGAAAATGGACAGCCGGAGAAAGCAAAATCCATGCTGCTCAGATACCTGGAGCAAGCTCCTGAGGACTCGGCTTATTGGAAGCTTCTTGCCAAACTTCATATGAACAAGGAACAGCTCGCAAAAACGGCAGCAGCACTTGAAATCGCCTATCGCCTGGAACTTCCTTCGCAGCAGGAATTGGAAAACCTGTCCTCTATATACAGATACACGGAAGCCCCCCTTTTAGCTGCGGCGACATTGGAGCGAGCCTACGGGACGGCTATCAACACAGAACAGGCACTCAATATTGCGGCTTTATATGCGTCCGCCGGTCGAATAAATAAGGCGGTGAACTACATGGATCACTATTCCAAAAACACATCAACAAGCCTCAAGAAGGGGCAACTCCTATTTAAAGCCAGACGCTTTAATGAAGCTCGCGACGCTTTGCAACCTGCGCTGGGAACAAAGGATGCGGGAGAAGCAAGATTCTATATAGCTCTTTGCGCGTGGGAATTAAAAGACTGGCAAAAAGCCAAGCAGGAACTGAATCAGATCATTGACGGCAACTTCAAAAAACGCGCTTCAGGCTATCTGGAAATTCTGCTCGATATTGAGACGGCTCAAATGGAAAGCGTAGAATAA
- a CDS encoding energy transducer TonB — MLRHTRGTGDFVAACLGSVMIAGLIYIGVVLLNTAEKPSVNPVVDGAIRIAQEQKEEPVEPLERKKLDDPKPPKQINKTFSSKTSRPKNIKPIMNINTPNFKADMHPGLKGGISIPRMELGGIGFEMDEVDEMPQITRNYPPEYPYGAKRKRIEGEVIVRMLVTSKGNPVNLSVYSASPSGIFEQAALKAARRWRFRPGKYHGEDVDTWVLLPFKFELTR, encoded by the coding sequence ATGCTCCGGCACACAAGAGGGACTGGGGACTTTGTTGCAGCCTGCCTTGGCTCGGTCATGATTGCGGGGCTGATATATATCGGAGTGGTTCTACTCAACACTGCGGAAAAACCATCCGTTAATCCGGTTGTTGATGGAGCAATCCGTATTGCGCAAGAGCAAAAAGAAGAACCGGTGGAACCGCTTGAACGCAAAAAGCTGGACGATCCTAAGCCACCAAAGCAGATAAATAAGACATTCTCATCGAAGACCAGCCGTCCAAAAAATATTAAACCCATAATGAATATTAACACTCCAAATTTCAAGGCCGACATGCACCCCGGCCTGAAAGGTGGAATTTCCATTCCCCGCATGGAATTGGGCGGAATCGGCTTTGAAATGGATGAAGTGGATGAAATGCCGCAGATTACTCGAAATTACCCTCCAGAGTATCCCTATGGAGCAAAGCGTAAAAGAATTGAAGGAGAAGTCATAGTGCGCATGTTGGTTACGAGCAAAGGAAATCCTGTAAACCTTTCCGTCTATTCAGCCAGCCCGTCCGGTATTTTTGAGCAGGCAGCTCTCAAGGCTGCAAGGCGCTGGAGATTCAGACCCGGAAAATATCATGGCGAAGATGTGGACACATGGGTCCTGCTTCCATTCAAATTCGAGCTGACACGATGA
- a CDS encoding biopolymer transporter ExbD: protein MRNIRHSRTRRGGGSEINMTPLIDMVFILLIFFIVTTSFVREAGVDVQRPSAQSAETKEKANVILGLTAEGQIFIEGRPLDIRSVRAYMERFLAETPEGAVVIVADKDSMTGAAVQVLDQCRLAGVQNISLAARKK from the coding sequence ATGAGAAATATCCGTCATTCACGCACAAGACGGGGCGGAGGCAGTGAAATCAATATGACTCCCCTCATTGATATGGTTTTCATTTTACTCATTTTCTTCATTGTCACCACGAGCTTCGTACGCGAAGCAGGAGTTGATGTGCAGCGTCCTTCTGCGCAAAGCGCGGAAACCAAGGAAAAGGCCAATGTCATTTTGGGCCTGACTGCGGAGGGACAGATTTTCATTGAAGGAAGGCCATTAGATATCCGCTCGGTTCGCGCTTATATGGAACGTTTTCTTGCAGAAACACCTGAAGGGGCAGTTGTAATTGTCGCAGACAAAGACAGCATGACCGGAGCCGCGGTGCAGGTTCTTGATCAATGCCGCCTTGCCGGAGTGCAGAACATCAGTCTCGCGGCGAGGAAAAAATAA
- a CDS encoding MotA/TolQ/ExbB proton channel family protein, which translates to MQQYNFVELLTEHFQAGGDIMIALLILSLIMWTLAIYKSLRFFRESSKEQSPANCLKMYKREPESCKMKLPVWQFDILSEHMDANGNDPDLNRELLKSIRVRHEFSTMCNIGTILILAAAAPLLGLLGTVTGMISTFDVIAQFGTGNARALASGISEALITTQSGLVAAVPGLILGGILLRKGEKLKSRMELFCICLQEQTDSLSTQKG; encoded by the coding sequence ATGCAACAGTATAACTTTGTGGAACTCCTGACTGAACATTTTCAGGCCGGCGGCGACATTATGATTGCGCTATTGATCCTCTCACTCATCATGTGGACTTTAGCCATTTACAAGAGTCTTCGTTTTTTCCGAGAAAGCAGCAAGGAGCAATCTCCGGCTAACTGCCTGAAAATGTACAAGCGTGAACCGGAATCTTGCAAAATGAAGCTCCCTGTATGGCAATTCGATATCCTCTCGGAACATATGGATGCGAATGGTAATGATCCTGATTTAAACAGGGAATTGCTGAAATCAATACGCGTACGCCATGAATTCAGCACCATGTGCAACATCGGAACAATTCTGATTCTCGCAGCTGCGGCCCCGCTGCTGGGCCTTCTTGGAACAGTAACCGGTATGATTTCAACCTTTGATGTAATCGCCCAGTTCGGGACCGGTAACGCTCGCGCGCTGGCTTCGGGTATATCCGAAGCTCTGATTACCACTCAAAGCGGTCTGGTGGCCGCTGTTCCGGGCCTAATCCTCGGAGGAATCCTTCTGCGCAAGGGAGAAAAGCTGAAATCCCGCATGGAACTATTTTGCATTTGCCTTCAAGAACAGACCGATAGCCTGAGTACTCAGAAAGGATAG
- a CDS encoding MotA/TolQ/ExbB proton channel family protein, protein MKIVIYCLLLCLSFPFSAGAQSWADTAKAVGSIVTEAKQNAKTTKALITKERSELNAEKQQLEKSINSMRNKFDSLKAMYGELLNQEKQLTKELAEQAQEIQTIDGTIRTSAKQARDYFHESLTTPEHPERSIILTEVLKANTFAGLSGIQNLLNLFMDEMAASGEIDRRKGQFTGADGTEKTGEVLRIGSFTSAYRQPDGTLGFLRPSPGGDKLIAVKGDPGWSLSKTMNSFLDNNGVAFPVDISNGASFARLAQQQKSVQEWLSAGGLLVWPIIIVGIAAFILVIERFYTLSRIRSNSDRNMGKILKMIANDEWEQCRTFCNEQSQYPTCRIIGHTLNYMGQAREIIENAFQEGLLKELPILERSLPTLNVLAAVAPLLGLLGTVTGMISTFQIITLYGTGDPRMMSGGISEALVTTQLGLAVAVPIMILHHILDRRVDKIISDMEEKGSGFAVALMKKGKLKSRDEQHATV, encoded by the coding sequence ATGAAAATAGTCATATATTGTCTTTTACTTTGCTTATCTTTTCCTTTCAGTGCAGGAGCTCAAAGCTGGGCGGACACCGCCAAAGCCGTCGGCAGCATTGTGACTGAAGCCAAACAAAACGCCAAAACAACCAAAGCCCTCATTACAAAAGAGCGAAGCGAGCTTAATGCTGAAAAGCAACAACTCGAAAAGAGTATTAACTCCATGCGAAATAAATTCGATTCACTCAAAGCCATGTATGGAGAACTGCTTAATCAGGAAAAACAGCTCACCAAAGAATTAGCTGAGCAGGCTCAGGAAATTCAAACCATTGATGGAACGATTCGCACGTCAGCCAAACAGGCACGAGATTATTTTCATGAAAGTCTGACCACTCCTGAACACCCGGAAAGATCAATCATTTTAACAGAGGTTTTGAAAGCTAACACCTTTGCCGGATTAAGCGGTATCCAAAATCTGCTGAACCTGTTTATGGATGAAATGGCTGCATCCGGTGAAATTGACCGCCGTAAAGGTCAATTCACCGGAGCTGACGGAACTGAAAAAACAGGTGAAGTACTCCGCATCGGCTCATTCACCTCCGCCTACCGTCAGCCCGATGGAACATTAGGCTTTCTGCGCCCTTCCCCCGGAGGCGATAAGCTCATAGCTGTCAAGGGTGATCCGGGTTGGTCACTCTCCAAAACCATGAACAGTTTTCTCGATAACAATGGTGTTGCTTTTCCTGTAGATATCTCAAACGGAGCCTCATTTGCCCGACTTGCACAGCAACAGAAAAGTGTACAGGAATGGCTGAGTGCCGGGGGACTACTGGTCTGGCCCATAATAATAGTTGGAATTGCAGCTTTCATACTGGTTATCGAACGATTCTACACCCTCAGCAGAATCCGCAGCAACTCGGACCGCAACATGGGAAAAATCCTGAAAATGATTGCCAATGATGAATGGGAGCAATGCCGCACTTTCTGCAATGAGCAATCTCAGTACCCCACCTGCCGGATCATCGGACATACCCTGAATTATATGGGACAGGCACGGGAAATTATTGAAAACGCATTTCAGGAAGGTCTGCTTAAGGAACTCCCAATTCTGGAACGCTCCCTGCCCACGCTGAACGTTCTGGCTGCGGTTGCCCCGCTGCTGGGTCTTCTGGGTACAGTTACCGGTATGATCAGCACTTTCCAGATCATAACCCTTTACGGAACAGGGGACCCCCGGATGATGTCCGGCGGGATATCCGAAGCACTGGTCACCACTCAGCTAGGGCTGGCTGTGGCTGTCCCGATCATGATTCTGCATCATATTCTGGATCGCCGTGTGGATAAGATAATTAGTGACATGGAAGAAAAAGGATCAGGATTCGCTGTTGCCCTGATGAAAAAAGGCAAGCTTAAAAGCAGGGACGAGCAACATGCAACAGTATAA